Below is a window of Humulus lupulus chromosome 9, drHumLupu1.1, whole genome shotgun sequence DNA.
caagttttcaaccttccgttatcaccgcagcacacaattttaatctcagaacctacttctctatggatgaatatttcagatattcaaactcctctaacattttaaagatattaataataagagttaaaagaaaaaatttcgtacctcttgcaaattacctttgcaatgctccttgccaattcgatccccaacctaaagaatataatcaatacttaaaagattaatacaaaattaaaatttgtcaatagatattaaacaagcatgtatgataaactaacaaactaaacaacatggcaagcaagctcaaacaaccaaaaataaaagttggaataTGACCAATCAGAATAAGGCTTAACTGTATAGTGGATGGGTTTAAACTTTACAAGAGTgatattgcattgaaatattggGCTTTCTATTTTTCTTACTGTTTTTAGAATCTGAAGAGATTTTTCTTACTGTTTAAACTGTTCAGTGGATGCTTTCTATACGTGTTTAGTGTAAAGCAGACCCAAAGTTGGGTTCcccttaaaaaaagaaaaagaaaaagaaagacccAAAGTTGGGTTTAGTCTAGATCAGCATTCCTATAAATTAAGATTAAAGgtacatattattttgtattaacTTTTCATGACCTTTACCACTTCCTCAGCCTATCAACTCTATTTGGTAAGATTGCTGGTTTTTAGACTTGTCAGTAATAAATTGGAATACTAGATGGAATACACTGTTGCTATAATGGTTTATTCTACATGGTTCCTGAGATCTGAAGCAATCATGATGTTGGGTTTTCTATTTGGTGGAATTAAGTTAAAGAATTTGACTTGAAATTTATGAAATTGTTCAAATGGTTTCATTGTTTGATGGCCTGAAATTAAGGTTCATATTGCACTAGGATACCAACTTGGGAAGACATAAATAGTGTTCATGGGTTACAATGGCCTAACCAGGTTCAAGTAAAGTGTTTTACTGCATGTAAGTTAGCAAGAAACAAAAGGTTGTCGAGAGAAAATTAGTAACTTATAAATTCATCAACTGTACTTCTGGTTTATAAGATAAACATGTGTCAAGTAGACTTCTGTaacttgttatattttaattgcctGGTTATTATTTATGTATACATTTTTTGGCATTATGTGGTCATTAATACATGAGATATACAAATACCACTATCCTTATTCTAGACATAATAGTAACTTACAAAAACTACAATATTATAGAGTTCCAATTCTAGTGAAAAACAAGATTAGCTGTACCAAATTTGCAGAAGAATAATGAAACAACTACCtgattatatgaatattattCATATGTTTTTCACAATTTAAACACTATACTTTCATGAAGTCTCAATTATATTCTCTTAGAAGAACTGTATTCTCGTCACATTTTTAACGCCTAGAATCAAGACATAAAGCATTTCTAGACATCTTTTTCGATGAATTATATGGTAGAAGTTTTAATATCCTTGCAGCACACACACACACTCACATGCATCCACACAGTTGGAACTTTCCTGACAGTGCTCGTGAAGCAATAAATATTATAAGTTCCAGAACTTACACTCCTGCCATTCGTGGCTGGAATAAGATTTCTCCTGTTTGAAACCGCTCTTTTGAAAGAGTGAACTGACCTTCTCCTGCTGCGTCAGATGATGCTCGTGTATCTTTGAGTAGCTCAGCCTCATAATCATAGGCAACATAACAGAGATTCTGTATAGAAATAAGGTCATAAATAGAACTCAGCTTCAGCAAGGTCTCCTTACAAAAATGAGAGAGAAGAGCAGTAGAAAATAAAATTGAAACATTCCACTAAAACACGTGATACTAATGGTATTAGTAGTTTAATGTACCATGAGCAAAATATTTTCTTTGAGGGTGCAAAGCTGATAGTATTAAAACAGAATAACTACAGTCAGGAAAAACGAGGATAAATATTCAACAACAATATTCTGCACTCAAGAAACAAGCAAGACTTGTACCTCTTTCAAAGTGTGAACGGTGTACATTGATTCAAAACTAATATTGTTCTGCTGCATCAACTCCTTAAGAAACCCGGTAAGTTTTAGTGCTCCTAGTCCCACAACCTCCACACCCACTTTGCGCATTACTTTACCATGTAAAACTAGAAGccgaaaaataaaagaaaagagtaTATTTCAGATCCCCAAACATTGAATGCAACCAAGATATGATATAAAAGAAAGCACTGGAAAATCCAtagaatgaaaatgaaaaaagaagaataaaagtAGCAAGGCTGCATGGAAAGTTAAAACGGTAACTTATACTGCAGGGCTAATCAGTATATATCATAGGTAAATGAAACCTTGTTGATAGTTTAAGGAAgcataaagcatataaaagataaaagagaAACTATCACTCCTTACTTGGAACAACTGATGTGACTTGAAACCCAATATTTACAACAATTCCTGAAGTTCTTCTAGCAGCATACAAAGCTAAAGTTGCCTACATTTTCAAAAACAGAAAATGGATAAGATCTTACAAATAAAAAACATCTATCAAAGAATCAATCGAACATTTTAAGCCAAAAGCAAAAGGTCCAAATTACTCATAAACAAGCATAAGTACATAAAACATCTCAGCTTATAGTGTTAATAAGTAAATTTGGTGTTGTCAACCACTCAAGTCACAGAAGCTTGCTTTACAAAAGGAAAATGAAGAATGAAAATTGGATCAAGGCCTCGAAATCTATATCCGGTGGTAAATGTCATGTTTGCATGAAACAAACTAATCTTAATTCTTTACCAAAGAGGGGTAGCTCAAATGATAAGGCATATGGCTTGCTATATCACAAAGTATGAGGTTTAAGTTTCTCTTGGATACCTACATAGCAATTGTTAGCGGAAtcctagttttaaaaaaataaaaaattactcttatttcttttagtattaaatattttagaatatTAAACAGCAGCGGCAAGTTAAGGCTTAGCGAAATTTACCTGATTAATTGCACAAACAGCAGGAACATTCATGTTAAATAGTGTTGTATATATAGCTTCCTTGAGTTGCCGTCTTGATGCTTTTGCAGATTCAGTATCTGCAATAAAAAGACAGAAACCACATCATAAGGACAGAAAGTGTCTCAAACAAGAAAAACACATAATTCTCAAGTGTCTCACTAAGGAATTACACGACCAAActtcaaaaaaattgaactatCTAAATTACAGAAAAGGCAATGAATATATAGAAGCTGGCCATCATAATGCAATATTGGTATAGACACAACCACTGGCTGTGATGGTGCTCTTACCTGCATCCTGTAAAAGACATATCCAATATACATATGTGAGTAAAGAAGCTCATTTCATGAAAGCCAAAGCAAAGAAAAAGAGAGGAGCTACCTGCTATAAATAGTGGAAAAAAACTGTCTAAGTCTGCTatacattggagactcaatgttaCCAAATTCCTGCATATGAGAAAGTGACAATTGGGATTACACACAGTTGTGgttaatgaatgaatgaatgatgAAACTTTGAAGCTGTAGTTAAAAGGTGACCAAGAAAGTAGCAGAGCGCATAGATGG
It encodes the following:
- the LOC133799567 gene encoding actin-related protein 8-like, whose product is MTAPRLCSGAITEQSKTSEQRHAGELKAAKAKYAEHLEVAQKTNTTLLKEKDKLAEELREKSRSLLLQVSPLFVPSSPLLYQWRSLFCSEKYLKPTSCFTHSQMKTGLFSFPDPNQILRCDRTIQSFAKTGEGGSGYCKYGWSKYAAPSMRSATFLEFGNIESPMYSRLRQFFSTIYSRMQVRAPSQPVVVSIPILHYDDTESAKASRRQLKEAIYTTLFNMNVPAVCAINQATLALYAARRTSGIVVNIGFQVTSVVPILHGKVMRKVGVEVVGLGALKLTGFLKELMQQNNISFESMYTVHTLKENLCYVAYDYEAELLKDTRASSDAAGEGQFTLSKERFQTGEILFQPRMAGV